In the Agromyces flavus genome, CCGTTCGCGTTCGCGGCGACCTTCGCCGTCCCGCTCGGGCTGCCGCCCGTGGCATCCGGCACCTGGGTCTTCATCGCGTTCCTCGCCGCGGCCACCGCGTTCAGCCTGTTCCAGGTGCCCTACATCGCGCTGCCTGCCGAGCTCACCGACGACTACGACGGCCGGACCCGACTGCTCACGTGGCGCGTGGTGGTGCTGAGCGTGGCGATCCTGCTCTTCGGTGCGGGCGGGCCGCTGCTGCGACGTGCCGGCGGAAGCGACGAGGCGCTCGGCTACCTCGTGATGGCGGTCGTGGCCGGCGTGCTCGTCGGCGCCGGCATGCTCATCGCGACCACCACGGCCCCACGCGGGGCGCCCTCGGCCGTTCCGCCGCCGCGCCGGCTGCGCGACGGGTATGCGGAGGGGCTGGCGGCGCTGCGGCGCAGCCGGCCGTTCCGCGACCTGCTCACGGCCTTCGTCCTGCAGGGGCTCGCGACGGGCCTCATGCTCGCCGCCGCGAACTACGTCGCCGCGCGCGTGCTCGAGTCGGAGGATGCCCTGACGTTCCTGTTCGTCGCGCTCATCGCGCCGGCCGTCGTCTGCGCGCCGTTGTGGGGGCGGCTCGCGCGTCGGGTCGGCAAGGAGCGCGGCTTCGCACTCGCGAGCCTGCTCTTCGCCGTGGCCGCGGCCGCCCTCGTCGGAATGCTGTGGGCGCCCGGGCCTTGGGTCTACGCGCCCGTCGCGCTCGCCGGCGCCGCGTACGCCGGCATGCAGTCGCTGCCCATGGCGATGCTGCCCGACGTGATCACGCACGATGCCCGCCGCAACGGCGATGGGCGGGCTGGAAGCTTCGGCGGCGTGTGGACCGCAGGGGAGACCGCAGGGATGGCGCTCGGCGCCACGCTCCTCACGGTGGTGCTCGCGGTGACGGGCTACGTCGAGTCGGTCGGCTCGACGGTCGTCGACCAGCCGCCCGCGGCCGTCGCCGGCATCGTCGTGGCGTTCAGCCTGCTGCCCGCCGGCCTCGTGCTGCTCAGCCTGGTGCCGCTCGCGCGCTATCCGCTGCGACGAGGCGACATCGATGCGGATGCCGCGGTGGCGGTGCCGCGATGAACCTGCTGCGGCGTGAGGCTGCCGACATCCTCGCCGAGATCGCGGCACTGCGGGCCGCCGATGCCCCCACGCACGGTGGACGCGTGCTCTCGTACGTGTACGACTCCGGCGTCGCCGAGCTCGACGAGCTCGCCGCCGGGGCGGCCCGGCTCATGCAGCCGGTCAACGGGCTCGACCCGACGACATTCACATCCGTCGCGGCGATGGAGGCCGGCGTGGTCGGGTTCGCACGCCGCATCCTCCACGGCGAGTCCGACGGCTCGGACGGCGCCGAGGTCGTCGTCGGCTCGGTGACGTCCGGTGGCACCGAGAGCTGCATGCTGGCGGTCAAGGCGGCGCGCGACGTCTGGCGCGCGGCGAACCGCGCGGGCGGAGCCGGCGACACGCGCGCGCCACGCCTCGTCGCCCCGACCACGGCGCACGCCGCGTTCCACAAGGCGGCCGAGTACTTCGGACTGCGACTCGACCTCGTCCCGGTCGACCCGGCCGGCGGCGCACCCGAGGCGGCCGCGGTCGTCGACCGCCTCGACGACGACGTGGCCCTCGTGGTGCTCAGCGCGCCGTCCTACCCCTTCGCCGCACTCGATCCGATCGAGGAGATCGCCGCGAACTGCGCCGAGCGAGGCATCGCACTGCACGTCGACGCCTGCATCGGCGGCTTCGCACTGCCCTTCTGGCCCCAGCGGCTCCGCACGTGGGATCTCCGCCTGCCCGGCGTCACGAGCCTCTCGGCCGACCTGCACAAGTACGGATACGCGCCGAAGGGCGTGTCGGTGCTGCTCACCCGTGGGCGCGACCGGCAGCGACACCAGTACTTCGCGACCACGGGGTGGCCCGGCTACCCGGTCGTGAACCCGACGATGGCGGGGTCCAAGCCCGCGGGGCCGCTCGCCGCGGCCTGGGCCATCATCCACGCGCTCGGCGACTCCGGCTTCACCGAGCTCACCGGGCGATCGGCCCGCGCGACGTCGGTCCTTCGACGGGCGATCGACGGTATCGACGGCCTTCGGATCGTGGGCGAACCGGTCGGGCCACTCCTCGCGGTCGCCGCCGACGAGGGCGTCGCGCAGGAGCTCCGTGTCGATCCGCACCACTGGGCCGATGCGCTCCGGACCGCCGGTTGGCAGCTGCAACTTCAGCCCGGAATGGTGCAGGCGGACGGCACGACTCTGCCGCCCACGACACATCTGACCGTGACACCGGTCACGGAGTCGGTCGCCGGCGAACTGTCGGGCGCGCTCGTCGCCGCCGCGGATGCCGTGCGCGGGGTTCCGCCGGTGGATGGCGCGGTGCTCGTCGCCGAGCTCGCGGCGGGACTGCCCGGGGGGCCCGCGGCGCTCGCCGCGGCGTCCGCCGACCTCGACTCGGACGCCGCGGCCGACCTGCTCGCCGCGTTCGGCCTGCTCGGCGGTCACGCCGGCACCGTGGCGCTGCCCGCGCGGCTCGCCCCCGTGCTCGCGCTCGTGGAGACCCTGCCCGCGCCGCTCACCGAGCGCCTGCTCGTCGAGTTGCTCGCGCGCGTGGTCGAACCCGGGGGCTCT is a window encoding:
- a CDS encoding pyridoxal phosphate-dependent decarboxylase family protein; protein product: MNLLRREAADILAEIAALRAADAPTHGGRVLSYVYDSGVAELDELAAGAARLMQPVNGLDPTTFTSVAAMEAGVVGFARRILHGESDGSDGAEVVVGSVTSGGTESCMLAVKAARDVWRAANRAGGAGDTRAPRLVAPTTAHAAFHKAAEYFGLRLDLVPVDPAGGAPEAAAVVDRLDDDVALVVLSAPSYPFAALDPIEEIAANCAERGIALHVDACIGGFALPFWPQRLRTWDLRLPGVTSLSADLHKYGYAPKGVSVLLTRGRDRQRHQYFATTGWPGYPVVNPTMAGSKPAGPLAAAWAIIHALGDSGFTELTGRSARATSVLRRAIDGIDGLRIVGEPVGPLLAVAADEGVAQELRVDPHHWADALRTAGWQLQLQPGMVQADGTTLPPTTHLTVTPVTESVAGELSGALVAAADAVRGVPPVDGAVLVAELAAGLPGGPAALAAASADLDSDAAADLLAAFGLLGGHAGTVALPARLAPVLALVETLPAPLTERLLVELLARVVEPGGSQASRPSR
- a CDS encoding MFS transporter; this encodes MTAPERRLARGVVTRYAIGSVGTGGFATLPGLVLVFYLTDTLGVTALAAGLVVTAAKVWDVVVDPWIGERSDRALASSGTRRTWMRVGAIALPFAFAATFAVPLGLPPVASGTWVFIAFLAAATAFSLFQVPYIALPAELTDDYDGRTRLLTWRVVVLSVAILLFGAGGPLLRRAGGSDEALGYLVMAVVAGVLVGAGMLIATTTAPRGAPSAVPPPRRLRDGYAEGLAALRRSRPFRDLLTAFVLQGLATGLMLAAANYVAARVLESEDALTFLFVALIAPAVVCAPLWGRLARRVGKERGFALASLLFAVAAAALVGMLWAPGPWVYAPVALAGAAYAGMQSLPMAMLPDVITHDARRNGDGRAGSFGGVWTAGETAGMALGATLLTVVLAVTGYVESVGSTVVDQPPAAVAGIVVAFSLLPAGLVLLSLVPLARYPLRRGDIDADAAVAVPR